In a single window of the Dinghuibacter silviterrae genome:
- a CDS encoding glycoside hydrolase family 95 protein — protein MKRFAVWVLTLLPLAPAAQPLRLWYDSPATYWEATVPLGNGRLGAMPDGGVKNETVVLNDITLWSGGPQDADIPDAWQHLPAIQQLLATGKNVEAEQLMARYFVCKGQGSGFGSGAKVPYGCYQVLANLGIHYDYGDDSIATGYYRDLNLDSALATTTFTLGGTQYRREYFTSFNSDVIVIRLSASQRGKVNVDLGVTRPESNSPATINDGVWALNGRLTNGTDGKGMRYTVRVAIRTEGGERVGTGVRHADAAVIYISAGTDFHNPGYIQTAQQRLAQAMAHSYAEEKAAHIRRFRRLFARATLTLGGPSGDSLPPDRRLAAFAGGGQDNGLAPLYYQFGRYLLICSDRPGLLPPNLQGLWAHSIQTPWNGDYHLNINIQMNHWLLEEANLGELNQPFLKLVEGLVEPGEKTAWAYYHAKGWVAHTITNVWGYTSPGEGYSWGSFNTGSAWLCMMLWEHYLFTKDEAYLKRLFPLLKGSADFYLGSLVRSHGWLVTSPSNSPENAFRLPDGQTANVCEGPTIDNQILRALFGATIVACRKLGHDSLRMACEKAMALLPPTRIAPDGRIMEWLENYTETEPHHRHVSPLWGLYPGNEIGQGDTALEKAAMATLEARGDAGTGWSLAWKVNFWARLHDGDRAYRLLQDLLKPIYATGVNMRNGGGTYANLFCGHPPFQIDGNFGGAAGIAEMLLQSQNGYIELLPALPKAWRDGSFSGWRARGGVEVSLQWKDAKPVRAVITSMVGGRYTLKIPGGTRTLALKKGVPTKIDFE, from the coding sequence ATGAAACGATTCGCCGTTTGGGTCCTTACCCTCCTCCCCCTTGCTCCCGCCGCACAGCCACTGCGGCTTTGGTATGACAGCCCTGCCACTTACTGGGAAGCCACGGTACCCTTGGGCAATGGCCGTCTCGGTGCGATGCCGGACGGGGGCGTAAAAAACGAAACGGTCGTTCTTAACGACATTACGCTTTGGTCCGGGGGTCCACAGGACGCGGACATACCGGATGCCTGGCAACACCTCCCCGCGATACAGCAGTTGTTGGCGACGGGCAAAAATGTCGAGGCGGAGCAACTGATGGCCAGGTATTTTGTCTGCAAGGGGCAGGGCTCCGGATTCGGAAGCGGCGCCAAGGTTCCTTATGGTTGCTACCAGGTCCTGGCCAACCTCGGCATTCACTATGACTACGGGGACGATAGTATCGCCACGGGTTATTACAGGGACCTGAACCTGGACAGCGCGCTGGCGACGACGACGTTTACCCTCGGCGGTACACAATACCGGCGGGAATACTTTACGAGTTTTAACAGCGATGTGATCGTCATAAGGCTTAGCGCCAGCCAAAGAGGGAAAGTCAATGTCGATCTTGGTGTGACCCGGCCGGAAAGCAACAGTCCCGCCACCATCAATGACGGGGTATGGGCATTGAACGGCCGCCTGACCAACGGCACCGACGGCAAGGGAATGCGGTACACGGTTCGCGTCGCTATCAGGACGGAAGGCGGCGAGCGTGTCGGCACGGGTGTCCGGCATGCCGACGCGGCGGTGATCTATATTTCCGCGGGCACGGATTTCCATAACCCCGGCTACATACAAACCGCGCAACAGCGGCTGGCGCAAGCCATGGCGCATTCTTACGCGGAGGAAAAGGCCGCGCATATCCGTCGCTTCCGCCGGCTTTTTGCCCGCGCCACCCTCACGCTGGGCGGACCATCGGGCGACAGTCTTCCCCCGGACCGCAGACTGGCAGCCTTTGCCGGCGGCGGGCAGGACAATGGTCTCGCGCCTCTTTATTATCAGTTCGGACGCTACCTGCTGATCTGCAGCGACCGGCCGGGTTTGCTTCCCCCCAACCTCCAGGGTTTGTGGGCCCATTCGATTCAAACGCCGTGGAACGGGGACTACCACCTTAATATCAACATCCAGATGAACCACTGGCTCCTGGAGGAAGCCAACCTCGGGGAGCTGAACCAGCCCTTTCTGAAGCTGGTGGAGGGGCTTGTCGAACCGGGCGAAAAGACGGCCTGGGCCTACTATCACGCCAAGGGATGGGTGGCGCACACCATCACGAATGTCTGGGGATATACGTCACCGGGAGAAGGATATTCGTGGGGCTCCTTCAACACCGGGTCTGCCTGGTTGTGTATGATGCTGTGGGAGCACTACCTGTTTACAAAAGACGAGGCATACCTGAAACGGTTGTTCCCCTTGCTCAAAGGCTCCGCGGACTTTTACCTGGGCTCCCTGGTGCGGTCACACGGCTGGCTGGTCACGTCGCCGTCCAACTCTCCCGAAAATGCGTTCCGTCTCCCGGACGGGCAGACGGCCAATGTGTGCGAAGGGCCGACGATAGACAACCAGATCCTCCGGGCGCTTTTCGGGGCCACCATCGTGGCTTGCCGGAAACTGGGTCACGACTCTTTGCGCATGGCCTGTGAAAAAGCCATGGCCTTGTTACCGCCCACGCGCATCGCACCGGATGGCCGCATCATGGAGTGGTTGGAAAATTATACGGAGACGGAACCCCACCACCGCCATGTGTCGCCCCTTTGGGGCCTCTACCCCGGGAACGAGATCGGGCAGGGCGATACGGCGCTGGAAAAAGCAGCGATGGCTACCCTGGAAGCCCGGGGCGATGCAGGCACGGGCTGGTCGCTGGCCTGGAAGGTCAACTTTTGGGCGAGGCTGCACGACGGCGACAGGGCCTATCGCCTGTTGCAGGACCTGTTGAAGCCGATATACGCCACGGGGGTCAATATGCGTAACGGCGGCGGGACATACGCCAACCTTTTCTGCGGCCATCCGCCCTTCCAGATCGATGGGAATTTCGGGGGCGCTGCCGGGATTGCGGAAATGTTGTTACAAAGCCAGAACGGGTATATCGAATTGCTGCCCGCGCTGCCCAAAGCGTGGCGGGACGGGTCCTTTAGCGGCTGGAGGGCCCGGGGAGGCGTGGAAGTTTCTCTACAATGGAAGGATGCGAAACCCGTGAGGGCAGTCATCACGTCTATGGTGGGAGGGCGATATACCCTAAAAATACCGGGGGGTACGAGAACGCTGGCGCTTAAGAAGGGGGTGCCTACTAAAATTGATTTTGAATAA
- a CDS encoding SDR family NAD(P)-dependent oxidoreductase: MKTAQTGFSFSTTAAEAAAGHDLTGKIAVVTGGNSGIGFETVKTLAEIGAQVVVGARDITKADDRLSGLKNVSFIPLDLADPVSVDAFAKKYQSVYDRLHILVNNAGLFLVPDLQKDKRGYELQFGVNHLGHFQLTGRLWPALKNAGGARVVAVSSIGHRRMDVDLDDANFDKKPYDKWAAYGQSKTANVLFAVELDRAGQADGVRAFALHPGGIQTDIFRFMTEEEKQNWNERVMSSPTPFKTLEQGAATSVWCAISEALQGKGGVYCQDCRIAAVVPEDSPEPLGVRPYAIDPVKAAALWRFSEAATGVRYPV, translated from the coding sequence ATGAAAACAGCACAAACAGGTTTCAGCTTCAGCACCACGGCCGCCGAGGCGGCTGCAGGCCACGATCTGACAGGAAAGATCGCCGTCGTCACGGGCGGCAATTCGGGTATCGGCTTCGAGACGGTCAAAACGCTGGCGGAAATAGGCGCACAAGTCGTCGTGGGCGCCAGGGACATAACCAAGGCGGACGACCGGCTCAGCGGGTTGAAAAATGTATCCTTTATCCCGCTAGACCTGGCGGACCCGGTGTCCGTCGACGCCTTTGCAAAGAAGTACCAGTCGGTATACGACCGGTTGCATATCCTGGTCAACAACGCCGGCCTTTTCCTGGTGCCGGACTTGCAAAAGGACAAACGCGGTTATGAGCTCCAGTTTGGCGTCAACCACCTGGGGCATTTTCAGCTGACGGGGCGGCTGTGGCCCGCGTTAAAAAACGCCGGTGGCGCCAGGGTCGTGGCCGTTTCCTCCATCGGGCACCGGCGTATGGATGTAGACCTGGACGACGCCAACTTTGACAAAAAGCCCTATGATAAATGGGCGGCGTATGGCCAGTCCAAAACGGCCAACGTGCTTTTTGCCGTCGAACTGGACAGGGCCGGACAAGCGGATGGGGTAAGGGCCTTTGCCCTGCATCCGGGGGGCATACAAACGGACATCTTTCGCTTTATGACGGAGGAGGAAAAACAAAACTGGAACGAGCGGGTCATGAGCTCGCCTACGCCGTTTAAGACGTTAGAGCAGGGCGCTGCGACGTCCGTATGGTGCGCCATCAGCGAAGCCTTACAAGGCAAAGGCGGCGTCTATTGCCAGGACTGCCGCATCGCGGCGGTGGTCCCGGAAGATTCCCCCGAGCCCCTGGGCGTCCGCCCTTATGCGATCGATCCGGTTAAAGCAGCGGCCCTTTGGCGGTTCAGCGAAGCGGCAACGGGCGTCCGCTACCCCGTTTGA
- a CDS encoding helix-turn-helix domain-containing protein, translating to MQTRERVDRFLERWGKAQDKASGFHVYRLDDTPVSDRSPLMRRDYYKISLLLEGAAVIAFADRTIPIKGAALIFSNPMIPYAWQRVSEKQTGYFCLFTEAFLNNQVRNESPAGSSFFRAQGDHVLFPDPLAAERIAAVFGMMLQEVEGVYAYKYDVLRSHVQLLIHEAHKMTPPVDAYTPTTSADRITEVFLTLLARQFPIASTHDRIRIKTAAGFAEQLSVHVNHLNKSVKAVTGKTTTEWIVEHIVKEAKALLQHTTWDVAEIGYCLGFAHATNFSIFFKKMVGETPHHFRQK from the coding sequence ATGCAAACCCGTGAGCGCGTCGACCGGTTTCTGGAACGGTGGGGCAAGGCCCAGGACAAGGCCTCCGGCTTTCACGTATACCGGCTGGACGATACGCCTGTGAGCGACCGCTCTCCGCTGATGCGCAGGGACTATTATAAGATTTCGTTGTTGCTGGAAGGGGCGGCCGTCATTGCCTTTGCGGACCGGACCATCCCGATAAAGGGCGCGGCGCTGATCTTTAGCAACCCGATGATCCCTTATGCCTGGCAACGCGTGTCTGAAAAACAGACCGGCTACTTTTGCCTGTTTACCGAGGCCTTTCTGAACAACCAGGTCAGGAATGAAAGCCCCGCCGGGTCGTCTTTTTTCAGGGCACAGGGCGACCACGTCCTTTTCCCCGATCCATTAGCCGCGGAAAGGATCGCCGCTGTCTTCGGGATGATGTTACAGGAAGTGGAGGGTGTCTACGCGTACAAGTATGACGTGTTGCGAAGCCACGTCCAGTTGCTGATCCACGAGGCCCATAAAATGACGCCCCCGGTCGACGCGTACACACCGACCACCTCCGCCGACCGGATCACCGAGGTGTTTCTGACGCTGCTGGCGCGCCAGTTCCCCATCGCCTCCACGCACGACCGGATCCGGATCAAAACGGCCGCCGGTTTTGCAGAACAACTGTCCGTTCACGTCAACCACCTCAACAAATCGGTCAAAGCCGTGACCGGCAAAACGACCACCGAATGGATCGTGGAGCACATCGTCAAAGAAGCCAAGGCACTTTTGCAGCACACGACGTGGGATGTGGCGGAAATCGGCTACTGCCTGGGGTTTGCGCACGCGACGAATTTTTCTATTTTCTTTAAAAAAATGGTGGGGGAGACCCCCCACCATTTCCGGCAAAAATAA
- a CDS encoding RICIN domain-containing protein yields the protein MKRLLCPAAGMGGLCLLASILFFSCQKNALTKSTPLQNTGTFASAASGYKGLNWADPNDNFSTGNVVPTGLTSTDSYATTQSKANTILAAFQQQGANTIRIPINTYTVLSGWWSAYTGAIDAAVSKGMNVVLGYWDVPSGTGTVANTTDFWNMWQTVVNKYGSTSAVYFEVFNEPHGYSVSNLTNLYATFLSNYSSIPAGRVLCDGAGYATDVNDVGADSRLTGCLLSYHNYTWFNNSLTTSADWENSLQGISYPTRTIMTEFGAPMNTGDNFLGSPGTNRDIAYLQGVTNQLRASGMGGIYWPGLRSGDSYSLLTLSGSTVSVSNSSGLSRIQYAWGNTSITQPYGSFTSGTYYEILNRNSGDALEIYNQSTTAGAIADQWSYWGGNNQQWSFTSQGSGYFNLVNHNSSLLLDVNGASTTNGASIIQWSSNGGSNQKWQVIDIGFGYYKLINENSGQVVDVSGASTANGADIIQWPSNGGRNQQWQITAL from the coding sequence ATGAAACGATTGCTTTGCCCGGCAGCGGGTATGGGAGGCCTATGCCTGCTGGCCTCCATCTTATTTTTTTCCTGCCAAAAAAATGCCCTTACCAAAAGCACGCCGCTCCAAAACACCGGCACCTTTGCCTCCGCTGCGTCCGGTTACAAAGGATTGAACTGGGCGGACCCCAACGACAACTTTTCGACCGGAAATGTAGTCCCCACCGGGCTGACGTCGACGGACAGCTACGCCACCACCCAATCGAAGGCGAATACCATCCTCGCGGCTTTCCAGCAACAGGGGGCCAATACGATCCGCATCCCCATCAATACCTATACGGTCCTGAGCGGCTGGTGGAGCGCCTATACGGGCGCCATCGACGCCGCGGTGTCCAAGGGTATGAACGTCGTCCTGGGGTATTGGGATGTCCCCAGCGGCACCGGTACCGTGGCCAACACGACCGACTTCTGGAACATGTGGCAGACCGTGGTGAATAAATACGGGAGCACCTCCGCCGTGTATTTCGAGGTATTCAACGAGCCGCACGGGTATTCGGTGTCCAACCTGACCAATTTGTACGCGACCTTTTTGTCCAACTATTCCTCAATCCCCGCGGGCCGGGTCTTGTGTGACGGTGCCGGCTATGCGACCGACGTCAATGACGTCGGTGCCGATTCCAGGCTGACCGGTTGTCTGTTATCCTATCATAACTATACCTGGTTTAACAACAGTCTGACCACGTCCGCCGACTGGGAAAACTCGCTCCAGGGCATCAGCTACCCCACACGGACGATCATGACCGAGTTTGGCGCCCCCATGAACACCGGGGACAATTTTCTCGGGTCACCGGGTACCAACAGGGACATCGCCTACCTGCAAGGGGTCACCAACCAGCTCAGGGCAAGCGGTATGGGGGGCATTTACTGGCCGGGCCTGCGCTCGGGTGATTCCTACAGCCTGCTGACGCTTTCCGGGAGCACGGTGTCCGTCAGCAATAGCAGCGGGCTGAGCCGTATCCAATACGCCTGGGGCAATACCAGCATTACGCAACCGTACGGCTCTTTTACGTCGGGCACGTACTATGAGATCCTCAACCGCAACAGCGGTGATGCGCTGGAAATCTATAACCAGTCCACGACCGCGGGGGCCATCGCCGACCAATGGTCGTATTGGGGCGGCAACAACCAGCAATGGTCGTTCACCAGCCAGGGTAGCGGCTATTTCAACCTTGTCAATCATAACAGTTCGCTGTTGCTGGACGTCAACGGCGCCTCGACCACCAACGGTGCCTCCATTATTCAATGGTCATCCAACGGTGGCTCGAATCAAAAATGGCAGGTCATCGACATCGGCTTCGGTTACTACAAGCTGATCAACGAGAACAGCGGCCAGGTGGTGGACGTCAGCGGCGCCTCCACGGCAAACGGCGCGGACATTATTCAATGGCCAAGCAACGGGGGGAGGAATCAGCAGTGGCAGATCACCGCGCTGTAG
- the katG gene encoding catalase/peroxidase HPI: protein MENNTHGHPAGAEAKCPFPHGQLKQSAGGGTRNRDWWPNQLPLHILRQNSSLSDPMDKGFDYAAAFKTLDLKEVKKDIIKVLTTSQDWWPADFGHYGPFMIRMAWHSAGTYRIGDGRGGATGGLQRFAPLNSWPDNGNLDKARRLLWPIKQKYGKKLSWADLIILTGNCALESMGFKTFGFGGGRPDVWEAAEDVYWGAETTWLGNKRYEGDRQLENPLGAVQMGLIYVNPEGPDGKPDPLAAARDIRETFGRMAMNDEETVALIAGGHSFGKTHGAADAGKHVGKEPAAASIEEQGLGWKNSYGSGTGSHAITSGLEGIWTVTPTKWSNNFFENLFSFEWELSKSPAGAYQWVPKDGAGADLVPDAFDAKIRHVPTMLTTDLALRVDPAYEVISRRFYEHPDQFADAFARAWFKLTHRDMGPRVRYLGSEVPAEELIWQDPIPAVKPSKIDEKALKEQILASGLSVAQLVTTAWASASTFRGSDKRGGANGARIRLAPQKDWEVNNPAELAKVLSKLEDIQKTAKISLADLIVLGGSVGIEQAAKNAGYNITVPFTPGRGDATQAQTDAASFEALEPVADGFRNYARKEFAAKAEVLLIDKAQLLTLTVPELTVLLGGMRVLNTNFDHSKDGVFTQKPETLTNDFFLNLLDMGTVWNATSETGEHFEGRDRTTGKVKWTATRTDLIFGSNSELRAVAEVYACADAKEKFVQDFVSAWTKVMNLDRFELA, encoded by the coding sequence ATGGAAAATAACACCCATGGGCACCCGGCCGGTGCCGAGGCCAAGTGCCCCTTTCCCCACGGACAACTCAAACAAAGTGCAGGCGGCGGAACAAGGAACCGTGACTGGTGGCCGAACCAGTTGCCACTACATATCCTGAGGCAGAATTCTTCGTTGTCGGACCCGATGGACAAGGGGTTCGATTATGCCGCAGCGTTTAAAACGCTGGACCTGAAGGAAGTTAAAAAAGACATCATTAAGGTATTGACGACCTCGCAGGATTGGTGGCCGGCGGACTTTGGTCACTATGGGCCGTTTATGATCCGGATGGCGTGGCATAGCGCGGGTACGTACCGTATCGGTGACGGCCGCGGCGGTGCGACCGGGGGGTTGCAGCGTTTTGCACCCTTGAACAGCTGGCCGGACAATGGCAACCTGGACAAGGCACGGCGGCTGCTTTGGCCCATCAAGCAAAAATATGGGAAGAAGCTCTCCTGGGCGGACCTGATCATCCTCACGGGGAATTGTGCGCTGGAGTCGATGGGTTTTAAAACCTTTGGGTTTGGCGGCGGCCGGCCGGATGTGTGGGAAGCGGCGGAAGACGTGTATTGGGGCGCGGAAACCACCTGGCTGGGCAACAAAAGATATGAAGGGGACCGCCAGTTGGAAAACCCGCTGGGCGCGGTCCAAATGGGGTTGATCTACGTCAACCCGGAGGGACCGGATGGCAAACCGGATCCGCTGGCGGCGGCCCGGGACATCCGCGAGACCTTTGGCCGGATGGCGATGAACGACGAGGAAACCGTGGCGCTGATCGCGGGCGGGCATAGTTTTGGTAAAACACATGGCGCCGCGGACGCAGGGAAGCATGTAGGCAAAGAACCGGCTGCGGCCTCGATCGAAGAACAGGGGCTGGGTTGGAAAAACAGCTATGGCAGCGGCACCGGGAGCCACGCCATTACGAGCGGTCTGGAAGGGATCTGGACCGTAACGCCGACAAAATGGAGCAACAATTTCTTTGAGAATTTGTTCAGCTTCGAATGGGAACTGTCCAAAAGCCCTGCGGGCGCCTATCAATGGGTGCCAAAGGACGGAGCCGGCGCGGACCTGGTACCGGACGCGTTCGATGCAAAAATACGCCACGTGCCGACGATGCTGACGACGGACCTTGCCCTGAGGGTTGACCCCGCCTACGAGGTCATTTCAAGGCGTTTTTATGAACACCCGGACCAGTTTGCCGATGCGTTTGCCCGGGCTTGGTTCAAGCTGACACACCGCGACATGGGTCCGCGTGTCCGTTACCTCGGTTCGGAAGTTCCAGCGGAAGAACTGATTTGGCAGGATCCCATCCCGGCGGTGAAGCCGTCAAAAATCGACGAAAAAGCGCTAAAGGAGCAGATCCTGGCATCCGGATTGTCGGTCGCCCAACTGGTGACGACCGCCTGGGCTTCGGCTTCTACTTTCCGCGGCTCCGATAAACGCGGCGGGGCAAATGGCGCGCGTATCCGGCTGGCGCCGCAGAAGGATTGGGAGGTGAACAACCCGGCAGAGCTGGCCAAAGTGTTGAGCAAACTGGAAGATATCCAAAAGACCGCGAAAATTTCCCTGGCCGACCTGATCGTCCTGGGCGGTTCCGTGGGCATCGAGCAGGCGGCAAAAAACGCCGGCTACAATATTACCGTTCCTTTTACACCCGGTCGCGGGGACGCTACCCAGGCACAGACCGACGCGGCCTCCTTTGAGGCGCTTGAACCGGTCGCAGACGGGTTCCGCAACTATGCGAGGAAGGAGTTTGCCGCCAAAGCGGAGGTGTTGTTGATCGACAAGGCACAATTGCTGACACTGACCGTACCGGAATTGACGGTGCTGTTGGGCGGTATGCGGGTGCTGAATACCAACTTCGACCATTCGAAAGACGGAGTGTTCACCCAAAAGCCCGAGACCCTGACCAACGACTTTTTCCTCAACCTGTTGGACATGGGTACGGTGTGGAATGCCACCTCGGAGACGGGCGAACATTTCGAGGGTCGTGACCGAACCACCGGTAAAGTCAAATGGACGGCCACCCGGACGGACCTGATCTTTGGTTCGAATTCCGAACTCCGCGCGGTAGCCGAAGTGTACGCCTGCGCGGACGCAAAAGAAAAATTTGTACAGGATTTCGTGTCGGCCTGGACCAAGGTGATGAACCTTGACCGGTTTGAACTGGCCTGA
- a CDS encoding TlpA disulfide reductase family protein, translated as MKMTFVLLFTVIFASAQQHRFSLEGTLKGKNDGFIYMRYAGGKGEYRNDSALITDGHFRFTGRTGGPAIAFLTTVEKSLPDDDKRITKADGKNAVLFFLEPGAMEVVLDTSDFKDGRFTGSKTQMDFAAFREQNALPRFVEQYPNSYASAYLLSFHHFPLDTLKYLYNSLTATVQKCTYGKIVLKNIERKERVAVGKYAPSFRQKDRNGNPVSLKDFSGHYVLLEFWSSWNSASQKENQELLKTYHQYRNLTIIGISLDGQKTRQTWQTAVDNLPWLQLAPLKLADNPVAVKYDVETSPTNFLIDPKGRIVASDVNGAELEKALDGSNDTLYRP; from the coding sequence ATGAAAATGACATTTGTACTTCTTTTTACCGTAATCTTCGCTTCTGCCCAACAGCATCGATTCTCCCTGGAGGGTACCCTTAAAGGAAAAAACGATGGGTTTATCTACATGCGGTATGCCGGCGGGAAAGGGGAATACAGAAATGATAGCGCCCTCATAACCGACGGCCACTTTCGCTTTACGGGACGTACCGGCGGGCCCGCCATCGCTTTCCTGACGACCGTGGAAAAGTCGCTGCCGGACGATGATAAAAGGATCACCAAGGCAGACGGGAAAAATGCCGTCCTTTTCTTTTTAGAGCCCGGTGCTATGGAGGTCGTATTGGATACGTCCGATTTTAAGGACGGCCGGTTTACCGGCTCCAAGACCCAAATGGACTTTGCCGCGTTCCGCGAGCAAAATGCCCTTCCCCGTTTTGTGGAGCAATACCCCAATTCCTACGCAAGTGCCTACCTCCTCTCTTTTCACCATTTTCCCCTGGATACCCTAAAGTACCTCTACAACAGCCTGACGGCAACCGTCCAGAAATGTACCTATGGGAAAATTGTCCTGAAAAATATCGAAAGGAAAGAACGGGTAGCCGTGGGCAAATACGCCCCCTCTTTCCGGCAGAAAGACCGGAACGGAAACCCGGTATCCTTAAAAGACTTTAGCGGCCATTATGTCCTGCTGGAATTCTGGAGCTCGTGGAACAGCGCCAGCCAAAAGGAAAACCAGGAACTATTAAAAACCTATCATCAGTATAGAAATCTCACGATCATCGGCATTTCGCTGGACGGGCAAAAAACCAGGCAAACCTGGCAGACCGCGGTGGACAACCTTCCCTGGCTGCAACTGGCTCCCTTAAAACTCGCGGACAATCCTGTAGCCGTCAAATACGACGTAGAAACGTCGCCCACGAATTTCCTGATCGACCCGAAAGGGAGGATTGTTGCCAGCGATGTGAATGGGGCGGAGCTTGAAAAGGCATTAGATGGATCCAATGACACGCTCTATCGCCCATAA
- a CDS encoding RNA recognition motif domain-containing protein encodes MRMTISGLPRDFDKYDLQRLFGPYGWVDYAKIFIDPITGNNSGKGMVEMKRDDQAKQAMAALQGKVLATNPLNIKEAKDRPANNR; translated from the coding sequence ATGCGAATGACAATTTCCGGACTGCCGCGCGACTTTGACAAGTATGACCTTCAGCGACTGTTTGGCCCTTACGGTTGGGTCGACTACGCCAAAATTTTTATTGACCCCATTACAGGTAATAATTCCGGTAAAGGAATGGTAGAAATGAAGCGGGATGACCAGGCAAAGCAGGCCATGGCGGCGTTGCAGGGGAAAGTACTGGCCACGAATCCGCTGAACATCAAAGAGGCCAAGGACCGGCCGGCCAATAACCGGTGA
- a CDS encoding GlxA family transcriptional regulator produces MSKEAPKLIVVIPMPDIFLLDIAGPCDVFMSANRVLNENPGMGAGGYELLLASPVDTKKVVTKSGVEIGCPALVSEIDRPIDTLIVAGFSRMRFQSGHPFFHWLKKTYPKVRRIGSVCIGTIALAEAGILDGKNATTHWEFSQEFQYRYPAIKVDTNPFYTRDGNVYTSGGVSSGIDLALALVEEDYGREVALSAARKLVLPLKRPGFQSQFSTLLQVHSLENSIAGRLHPWLIRHLAEALSVEQLAERCNMSVRNFNRVFQKETGLTPAKFVEKLRIEVARKYLEDSDLTMDQIAEKCGLGGLVSMRRTFMRHIDISPSDYRRSFRTSLHTLEI; encoded by the coding sequence ATGTCAAAGGAAGCCCCAAAGCTGATCGTAGTCATCCCAATGCCCGACATTTTCCTCCTGGATATAGCGGGTCCCTGCGATGTGTTTATGTCGGCGAACAGGGTTCTGAATGAAAATCCCGGGATGGGGGCAGGAGGGTATGAACTTTTACTGGCCTCCCCGGTCGATACCAAAAAAGTGGTGACCAAAAGCGGCGTCGAAATCGGATGCCCCGCGCTGGTATCGGAGATCGACCGCCCTATAGATACCCTGATCGTCGCCGGTTTTTCCAGGATGCGCTTCCAAAGCGGACACCCTTTTTTCCACTGGCTGAAAAAGACTTATCCGAAAGTACGTCGCATCGGATCTGTTTGCATAGGGACGATAGCCCTGGCGGAAGCGGGTATTTTGGACGGCAAAAATGCCACGACCCACTGGGAATTCAGCCAGGAGTTCCAGTACCGGTATCCCGCCATCAAGGTAGACACAAACCCTTTTTATACGCGTGACGGGAATGTATACACCTCCGGTGGGGTATCGTCCGGCATCGACCTGGCGCTGGCCCTTGTGGAAGAAGACTATGGGCGTGAGGTCGCCCTGAGCGCGGCCCGGAAACTGGTGCTGCCGCTAAAACGACCGGGATTCCAGTCCCAGTTCAGCACGTTGCTCCAGGTCCACAGCCTTGAAAACTCGATCGCCGGCAGGCTTCATCCCTGGCTGATCCGGCACCTCGCCGAAGCGCTCAGCGTCGAACAACTCGCCGAACGCTGCAACATGAGCGTGCGCAATTTTAACCGTGTATTTCAGAAAGAAACAGGTCTGACGCCCGCCAAATTCGTGGAAAAACTTCGCATCGAAGTCGCCCGGAAATACCTTGAAGACAGCGACCTCACCATGGATCAGATCGCCGAAAAATGTGGTCTCGGTGGCCTCGTATCCATGCGCCGCACGTTCATGCGGCATATAGATATATCCCCCAGTGATTATCGCCGGTCCTTCAGAACGTCACTTCACACTTTAGAAATATAA